One genomic window of Candidatus Dormiibacterota bacterium includes the following:
- a CDS encoding glycoside hydrolase family 3 N-terminal domain-containing protein — MATLPVARGRRPLRRGVLGLALLLTACGSSPAAVATPAISPRPSAAVPGTPTAAPADLTMALGQIVGVAFSGREVTPALRHLIVDDKVGTVVLLPSNFVGAAGLRRLTSELGALGREAGLPAPLLVCLNQEGGQASAVADGVPPLPSAESLGARGPAAVREAMAATARGLRSLGVGLDLAPVSDLRTNPADGVIGDRAYGSTPAVVGPLVAAAVAGLHDGGVGSTVKHFPGLGGQAGDPHKALPTDPMTEPQWLATHARAIGAGIDAGTDAVMTTELVVPGLDPTGTPAVFSPPVVAMLRERLHFGGVIITDSLSMGGIQARMTLPEAAVAALEAGNDLMLLSNGDPAFEAQAVDAMRAAIVAGRVSPAAVRASAERVVTLRKRYPVIGG, encoded by the coding sequence GTGGCCACCCTCCCCGTCGCCCGCGGGCGCCGCCCACTCCGCCGGGGGGTGCTCGGGCTCGCACTGCTGCTCACCGCCTGCGGCTCCTCGCCTGCCGCCGTGGCCACCCCGGCGATCTCGCCGCGGCCCTCCGCCGCGGTTCCGGGCACGCCCACCGCCGCCCCCGCCGATCTCACCATGGCCCTCGGCCAGATCGTCGGGGTCGCCTTCTCGGGGCGCGAGGTCACCCCGGCGCTGCGCCATCTGATCGTCGACGACAAGGTCGGGACGGTCGTGCTCCTGCCCTCCAACTTCGTCGGCGCCGCCGGTCTCCGCCGCCTCACCTCCGAGCTCGGCGCCCTCGGCCGTGAGGCCGGCCTGCCGGCGCCGCTGCTCGTCTGCCTCAACCAGGAGGGGGGGCAGGCCTCGGCGGTGGCCGACGGGGTGCCGCCGCTGCCGAGCGCGGAATCCCTCGGAGCCCGCGGCCCGGCGGCGGTGCGCGAGGCGATGGCCGCCACCGCCCGCGGGCTCCGCTCCCTCGGGGTCGGCCTCGACCTCGCCCCGGTCAGCGACCTGCGCACCAATCCCGCCGACGGGGTCATCGGGGACCGCGCCTACGGCTCGACGCCGGCGGTGGTGGGACCGCTGGTGGCGGCGGCGGTGGCCGGCCTCCACGACGGCGGCGTCGGCTCGACGGTCAAGCACTTCCCCGGCCTCGGCGGCCAGGCCGGCGACCCCCACAAGGCCCTCCCGACCGACCCGATGACCGAGCCGCAGTGGCTCGCCACCCACGCCCGGGCGATCGGCGCCGGCATCGACGCGGGCACCGACGCGGTGATGACCACCGAGCTGGTGGTGCCCGGGCTCGACCCCACCGGCACCCCGGCGGTCTTCTCCCCGCCGGTGGTCGCGATGCTCCGCGAGCGGCTCCACTTCGGCGGGGTGATCATCACCGACTCGCTGAGCATGGGCGGCATCCAGGCGCGGATGACCCTTCCCGAGGCCGCGGTCGCCGCCCTCGAGGCGGGCAACGACCTCATGCTCCTCTCCAACGGAGACCCCGCCTTCGAGGCCCAGGCGGTCGATGCGATGCGGGCTGCGATCGTCGCCGGCAGGGTCTCCCCCGCCGCGGTGCGCGCCTCGGCGGAGAGGGTGGTGACGCTGCGGAAGCGGTATCCGGTGATCGGCGGCTGA
- the rpsL gene encoding 30S ribosomal protein S12, producing MPTIQQLVRKGRSRIIKKTKAPALKGSPQRRGVCVRVYTTTPKKPNSALRKVARVRLTSKVEVTAYIPGIGHNLQEHSVVLVRGGRVKDLPGVRYHVIRGTLDTAGTRNRKQGRSKYGAKREKTAGK from the coding sequence GTGCCCACCATCCAGCAGCTGGTCCGCAAAGGCCGGTCGCGCATCATCAAGAAGACCAAGGCGCCGGCCCTCAAGGGGTCGCCTCAGCGCCGTGGCGTCTGTGTGCGCGTCTACACCACCACCCCCAAGAAGCCCAACTCGGCCCTCCGCAAGGTGGCGCGTGTCCGGCTGACCAGCAAGGTCGAGGTGACCGCGTACATCCCCGGGATCGGTCACAATCTCCAGGAGCACTCGGTGGTGCTGGTCCGCGGCGGCCGCGTCAAGGACCTCCCCGGCGTCCGCTACCACGTCATCCGCGGAACGCTGGACACGGCCGGAACCCGCAACCGCAAGCAGGGCCGTAGCAAGTACGGCGCCAAGCGGGAGAAGACCGCCGGAAAGTGA
- the rpsG gene encoding 30S ribosomal protein S7 has product MPRRQRITKRTIVPDPIYGNVGLAKFINCLMLCGKKSVSEGIVYDAFEKIRRSSRREPLDVFDTALRNVTPILEVKPKRVGGATYQVPVEIRHDRRAALARRWLIRYARSRNGKSMADKLAAELMDAANGVGASIKRKEDTHKMAESNKAFSHFRY; this is encoded by the coding sequence ATGCCTCGCCGCCAGCGCATCACCAAGCGGACCATCGTCCCCGACCCCATCTACGGGAACGTCGGGCTGGCGAAGTTCATCAACTGCCTGATGCTCTGCGGCAAGAAGAGCGTCAGCGAGGGCATCGTCTACGACGCCTTCGAGAAGATCCGCCGCTCCTCGCGCCGTGAGCCTCTCGACGTGTTCGACACCGCCCTGCGCAACGTCACCCCGATCCTCGAGGTCAAGCCGAAGCGGGTGGGCGGCGCCACCTACCAGGTGCCGGTGGAGATCCGCCACGACCGCCGCGCCGCGCTGGCGCGCCGCTGGCTGATCCGCTACGCCCGGTCGCGCAACGGCAAGAGCATGGCCGACAAGCTCGCCGCCGAGCTCATGGACGCCGCCAACGGCGTGGGAGCCTCCATCAAGCGGAAGGAGGACACCCACAAGATGGCCGAGTCCAACAAAGCGTTCTCCCACTTCAGGTACTGA